A genomic stretch from Cyprinus carpio isolate SPL01 chromosome A12, ASM1834038v1, whole genome shotgun sequence includes:
- the LOC109066310 gene encoding transmembrane protein 235-like: MEITYGFVVVGGGLTGVLSFSSLALAIGTEYWYIIEDKRANHTDPARTNSGLWGVTDDVQSHTEDTGYSESERQMEIMHSVIAILLPLSLVMLVFGGICGLVSSLARSRTLLIGSASYFLLCSLLTLSGVSLYIRYSQKALEETERRMGHEQMAQVHTSFGWSMGMAWISFLLEVITGLLLLLAVRLVPLTQYEESVAPI, encoded by the exons ATGGAAATTACATACGGTTTCGTGGTCGTCGGCGGGGGTTTAACGGGTGTCCTCAGTTTCAGCTCTTTAGCGCTCGCCATTGGAACTGAATACTGGTACATCATCGAGGACAAGCGCGCGAACCACACTGACCCGGCGCGCACTAACTCTGGACTTTGGGGAGTAACAGATG ATGTCCAAAGTCATACAGAGGACACTGgatattcagaatcagaaaggCAGATGGAAA TCATGCATAGCGTGATTGCCATCTTACTGCCCTTGAGTCTGGTGATGCTGGTGTTTGGAGGTATCTGTGGTCTCGTCAGTTCCCTAGCAAGAAGCCGGACACTCCTGATCGGATCCGCTTCATATTTCCTCCTGTGCA GTCTTCTCACTCTCTCTGGGGTGAGTCTGTACATCAGGTACTCTCAGAAGGCTCTGGAAGAAACTGAAAGGCGGATGGGCCATGAGCAAATGGCTCAAGTGCACACATCATTCGGCTGGTCTATGGGTATGGCCTGGATCTCCTTTCTACTGGAGGTGATCACTGGTCTTCTCCTACTGCTGGCTGTCAGGCTGGTGCCTTTAACCCAGTATGAAGAGTCTGTTGCTCCCATATAA